A single window of Jiangella alkaliphila DNA harbors:
- a CDS encoding MFS transporter, with protein MTVTTIDTSAPTERAGKREWIGLAVLALPTLLLALDMSVLHLAVPHLAADLHPTSSQLLWITDIYGFMVAGFLITMGTLGDRIGRRKLLMIGAVAFAAASALAAWSSSAEMLIATRTVLGIAGATLMPSTLGLISNMFKDPKQRGVAISVWMSCFMGGMALGPAIGGVLLEAFWWGAVFLLGVPVMVLLLATAPILLPEHRNPGAGRLDLVSVGLSLGAILPVIYGLKELAKDGVSTVALGAVAVGLAVGVTFARRQLRLPEPLLDLRLFQNKRFTSALGIFSVSGFAMGGIFLFVAQYLQLVAGLSALEAGLWMVPPAVAMIGGTMYGPALSQKFGVGWVIGGGMAFSAVGLLLMTQVGATGGLGLMIVGIIIANVGMGPGASLTTNIVIGSAPPEKAGSAAAVSETSAEFGIALGIATLGSLGTVVYRSELTVPAGTPAEAAAAAQDSMAGAAVSAAQLPGDVAGPLLEAAREAFMTGLTTVASISAAALFGFAVVGVALFRRFQPAAPAPEATTDETEAEREPVAV; from the coding sequence ATCACCGTGACGACCATCGACACATCGGCTCCCACCGAGCGAGCCGGCAAGCGCGAGTGGATCGGCCTGGCCGTGCTGGCCCTGCCCACCCTGCTGCTCGCACTCGACATGAGCGTGCTCCACCTGGCGGTGCCGCACCTGGCCGCCGACCTGCACCCGACCAGCAGCCAGCTGCTGTGGATCACCGACATCTACGGCTTCATGGTGGCCGGCTTCCTCATCACCATGGGCACCCTGGGCGACCGGATCGGCCGGCGGAAGCTGCTGATGATCGGCGCCGTCGCGTTCGCCGCGGCCTCCGCCCTGGCGGCCTGGTCCAGCAGCGCGGAGATGCTGATCGCGACCCGCACGGTGCTGGGCATCGCCGGCGCGACGCTGATGCCGTCGACACTGGGACTGATCAGCAACATGTTCAAGGACCCGAAGCAGCGCGGCGTCGCGATCTCGGTCTGGATGAGCTGCTTCATGGGCGGCATGGCGCTCGGCCCGGCCATCGGCGGGGTGCTGCTGGAGGCGTTCTGGTGGGGCGCGGTGTTCCTGCTCGGCGTGCCGGTGATGGTGCTGCTGCTGGCGACCGCCCCGATCCTGCTGCCCGAGCACCGCAACCCCGGCGCCGGCCGGCTCGACCTGGTCAGCGTGGGCCTGTCGCTCGGCGCGATCCTGCCGGTCATCTACGGCCTGAAGGAACTGGCGAAGGACGGCGTGAGCACGGTGGCGCTGGGCGCCGTGGCCGTCGGCCTGGCCGTGGGCGTCACGTTCGCCCGCCGGCAGCTGCGGCTGCCCGAGCCGCTGCTGGACCTGCGGCTGTTCCAGAACAAGCGGTTCACCTCGGCGCTGGGCATCTTCTCCGTCAGCGGCTTCGCGATGGGCGGCATCTTCCTCTTCGTCGCCCAGTACCTGCAGCTGGTCGCCGGCCTGTCGGCGCTGGAGGCCGGGCTCTGGATGGTCCCGCCGGCCGTCGCGATGATCGGTGGCACGATGTACGGCCCCGCGCTGAGCCAGAAGTTCGGCGTCGGCTGGGTGATCGGCGGCGGGATGGCGTTCTCGGCCGTCGGGCTGCTCCTGATGACGCAGGTCGGCGCCACCGGCGGCCTCGGACTGATGATCGTCGGCATCATCATCGCCAACGTGGGCATGGGCCCGGGCGCCTCCCTGACGACGAACATCGTCATCGGCTCCGCACCGCCTGAGAAGGCCGGCTCCGCGGCGGCGGTCTCCGAGACCAGCGCCGAGTTCGGCATCGCTCTGGGCATCGCGACGCTGGGCAGCCTGGGCACCGTGGTCTACCGCTCCGAGCTGACGGTCCCCGCCGGCACCCCGGCCGAGGCGGCCGCCGCCGCCCAGGACTCGATGGCCGGTGCCGCCGTGTCCGCCGCGCAGCTCCCCGGCGACGTGGCCGGCCCGCTGCTGGAGGCCGCTCGCGAGGCGTTCATGACCGGCCTCACCACGGTCGCCAGCATCAGCGCCGCCGCGCTGTTCGGCTTCGCGGTGGTCGGGGTGGCCCTGTTCCGCCGGTTCCAGCCGGCCGCCCCCGCGCCGGAGGCGACCACCGACGAGACCGAGGCCGAGCGGGAGCCCGTCGCGGTCTGA
- a CDS encoding YciI family protein, which yields MKYLMLIYNTPAAGPDLDAQARLQGHMTLFKELDATKTVLSSAALDEGSAVRTVRLSSAGGAPAITDGPFIEAKELLAGYYLVDCETFDEAAAIAARIPCGAGGAVEIRPVNEAVTDTVRGEAPYRI from the coding sequence GTGAAGTACCTGATGCTGATCTACAACACCCCGGCCGCCGGACCCGACCTCGATGCGCAGGCCCGCCTGCAAGGGCACATGACGCTGTTCAAGGAGCTCGACGCGACGAAAACGGTGCTCAGCTCGGCCGCGCTCGACGAAGGGTCGGCCGTGCGGACGGTGCGGTTGTCGTCCGCGGGCGGCGCGCCCGCCATCACCGACGGCCCGTTCATCGAGGCCAAGGAGCTGCTGGCCGGCTACTACCTGGTCGACTGCGAGACGTTCGACGAGGCGGCGGCCATCGCGGCCCGCATCCCGTGCGGCGCCGGCGGCGCGGTCGAGATCCGCCCGGTCAACGAGGCCGTCACCGACACCGTCCGCGGCGAGGCGCCCTACCGCATCTGA
- a CDS encoding GNAT family N-acetyltransferase, producing the protein MVTRPSSVPHRRPYTDADLPMLQRTVAGWIAAAGRCGYDHIGELPHRIYENLRGRRPVGELVHVWADDAGATAGLAVTLRFDEAFDVFTAPEWRGTGGERTMLADAAAATAAAMDPAAPYVLTDVFDCDAVRIRLLEELGFERFRVWDDVQERELDGAGPLPPVVLPDGFTVRPAGPDDADDLAAARNSAFGDDWTGDQYRTQVMDKPGYDPARELVAESPDGRVAAFTVIWFDERNGAGHFEPVGTHAAFRRLGLAKAVMAHGLRLMRDRGLSTVSVNHDAENLAAAALYRSLGFTARHQTFGYRRQMR; encoded by the coding sequence ATGGTGACCCGCCCCTCGTCCGTTCCGCACCGGCGGCCGTACACCGACGCCGACCTGCCCATGCTGCAGCGGACCGTGGCCGGCTGGATCGCCGCCGCCGGCCGATGCGGCTATGACCACATCGGCGAGCTGCCGCACCGCATCTACGAGAACCTGCGCGGCCGCCGGCCGGTGGGCGAGCTGGTCCACGTCTGGGCCGACGACGCCGGCGCGACGGCCGGGCTGGCCGTCACGCTCCGGTTCGACGAGGCGTTCGACGTGTTCACCGCGCCCGAGTGGCGGGGCACCGGCGGTGAGCGGACGATGCTCGCCGACGCCGCCGCGGCGACCGCGGCCGCCATGGACCCGGCCGCGCCGTACGTGCTCACCGACGTGTTCGACTGCGACGCGGTCCGCATCCGGCTGCTCGAGGAGCTCGGGTTCGAGCGCTTCCGCGTCTGGGACGACGTGCAGGAGCGCGAGCTCGACGGCGCCGGCCCGCTCCCGCCGGTGGTGCTGCCTGACGGGTTCACCGTCAGGCCGGCCGGCCCGGACGACGCCGACGACCTGGCGGCCGCCCGCAACTCCGCGTTCGGCGACGACTGGACGGGCGACCAGTACCGGACGCAGGTCATGGACAAGCCCGGCTACGACCCGGCGCGCGAGCTCGTCGCCGAGTCGCCCGACGGCCGCGTCGCCGCGTTCACCGTCATCTGGTTCGACGAGCGCAACGGCGCCGGGCACTTCGAGCCCGTCGGCACGCACGCCGCATTCCGCAGGCTGGGCCTGGCCAAGGCCGTCATGGCGCACGGGCTGCGGCTCATGCGCGACCGCGGCCTGTCCACCGTCAGCGTCAACCACGACGCCGAGAACCTGGCCGCGGCCGCGCTGTACCGGTCGCTGGGCTTCACCGCCCGGCACCAGACCTTCGGCTACCGCCGTCAGATGCGGTAG